GATGTCTGTAAAATTCATCTGTGTTCAAGCAACATTCTACAGAAGATTAGCTATTAAAAAATAGTTGTCAGGCTACAGAAATAACTGAGTTTAAAAAAACACTCGCCGTTAGCACCTCTGATGGGccaaactgacaataccaagaaATTAACCAAGTTCTGTCTTGTCCTTGTCTCCTTTACAACTTTATGCTGTTAGGGCTGGCCTTAAATATAGCCTAAGGAAAGTAGCTGTCTAAGTGATCAGAATAGTACAGAGTTAAAGATAAATTTCATTCAGTTCCCTTACCCGtgagccgcaaaaaaaaaaaaaaaaaaaaaaagaaatatatatgtaaatttcaAAAAGGTAAAGTCGTAACTCATACAAATAAAGGAACTAGTAAGATGTTAAATTGGTTCAAAAGAGAATCTGAAGACAGACACATAGGCAATTAAGAATGGTGAAATTAATTTGCTAATAGATGTAAAATTGGTTAATATCTACAGGACATAAAATGTAATGTTTGGAATCATCTCTTTCACAGGGTGGAAATCAATCATATTTCATTTGACAAGATTCATTTGTGTCTCTATGTACAAGAATCATTTGCATTGCCATCAGTTTTCTTAATTTACAAAGTTGTAAAATAGTTCAAAGACAATGGAAGGCATAGATAAGATACTTTCAAATACTCCTTTATACAATGCCCAATAATGTTTTTGCCCATTTCAAAGTCTTATACAATTTTTCTgtaccaaataaacctcttttctcatAAATATCTCACCTTTGCCTTCCACTGCATTGATGTTCCtggttaaaatgcaaatatataccCAGCAGATACCAGACCAATATTATCAGCTGCCATTTTAAACTTGGATTAAGTAATCAGATCAGGTTTAATTAACAGCTTCACTGTGAAATATTGGCCCGGGGAAGGCACTAGAGAAAAtcactgaaagagaaagaaatctgcctaatacctattatgtgccagccactgtaaCAGCAGTTTACTCCTTGTTACAGtattgtatttaaaaagtattcagcCAAAGGGGAGTAACAATTATTAACCCAAAAGAATGGATCACTAGTGAAACTTAATGTGCCATCCAAAGACTTGTGAGAGACAGCTGGAACAGAGGGTTTTCCACTGTAAAACCACGATAAGTGGGGAGGGAGTAGAGGTGGGAGGCTGGAGTAGTGggcacaggggtggggggagaaggcaAGCTTAAGAAGAGTGTAACAGTTGGGTTCCTTGGCAGCCAACCAGGTAGTATGATTATCTCTCTTCAaattctccttcctctccctcccctcttcattctctgtctcttcctccttttttcttttccttccttctccttttccttttacaGTTGACCTTGACAAACATGCGTTCGAACTACGTGGGTCTACTTATACacgattttaaaaaataaatatatcagaaaattttggaaatttttctctAGCTTAGTTTTTGTAAGAATATAGTAAGtaatacatatacaaaatatgtgttaattgactGTTTATGTTATCAGTAAGAGTTCTGGTCAACAGTAGGTTATTAGTAGTTTTGGGAGAGTCAAAAGTGATATGTGAATTTTCGACTGGGCAGGGTGTTTGGCACCCCTAacccccatgttgttcaaggatcAACTGTACTACTGTTTAGATTGTCTacatctctcctttccttccccccCCACCTTTGGCCCTCTAAGAAGTGCTTTTCCTCAGAATGTTCCCCCATCCTTTTCCATTTATCTGCAAAAACTGTTAAGGTAAAATAGTTAACGTTATTAGAAGTCAGGAGAGCAGTTACTCTTGGAAGGTAGTGATTGGGAGGAAACACAAGGGTAGTTTCTGAAGAATTTTCTGGtaaaattctgtttcttaatCTTTGTGCTGGTTACATGGGTTTGTTCAGAGTGTGAaaactgagctgtacacttaaatgCACTTTTCTGAATctctattatatttcaataaaaggcataagctaaaacaaaacaaaatgccccTCTGTTTAAATTTCACCTCCTTCAGGGAAATGAGTAGATATTAAAAGAGGGTATGAAAACTGTTTAGAAAATGATCTCCATATTTTTGCCCCAAATCACCAACTTCTGCTGACTTTCCAAGTCTGGTGATTTCAGTTTTGTCTTACTGACAAGGAGTAGTGGCACTGGGAATGGACAGGCACATAAAGATGAGGGATATGAAGACTGACAGAACTTGGTAACCAGCTGAATGTGTGGCTCAGCTGGATATGAGAAAGGGATAAAAGAAGGCAGGTTAAGTTTAAGCTAGGttataaggagaaagaaaatggaaactatTAGTTGAATGCAGTTTTAGGCAATTGTGGTGAAAATATATTATGAATGTGTTTAAGAGattagtttaaatatttaaaagatgaagaattCTTTTGGAAAACACTTTAGATACAagctagttctttttttttttttttttttttcctttttttcgtgaccggcactcagccagtgagtgtaccggccattcctatataggatccgaacccgcggccgctgggagcgttgccgcgctcccagcgcagcaccctcccgagtgcgccacaggctcggcccaatacAAGCTAGTTCTAATTCCAAGCTCTGCTTAAGAGTAAAGCTCTGCTTAAGAGTAACATATAAGGtcggctggttagctcggttggttagaggaCCACCTTATAACACCCAAAgtctaagggttcagatccccataccggccagctgccaaaagcaaacaaacaaaaagtagtgTATTAAAAACTATGATTGCTAAGggaatgatttatttatattaccTGTTTGTCATAGACATTGCTAAATTACTGAGTATTAGGAAGGGTGGAACTTTTTTTAATCAGTCAATaagaatttattgagcattcttttaaaaaaatttttattgaatcataatagattatacatattttgggggttcaacattgagatatgttgatcaaatcaatattactagcatacatattgttacaaatcgtacttattctttatgccccttgtccaatctctccccaccccctctccctcccctctccccccccactcattaccctagatttcttctctccttctggaagagtaatggttactctgttgatatgttgcctagatgatctgtccaatgctgagaggtgtgttcaggtcccccaatactatcgcagagcagatgcttcttctgtcactctggaatgggcttagtggagagagacatccttttctttggtctctgctggtgactctccttgtgtcaacgcattctagtggctggtggaccatctgcctggtggttgtggcatctagccactttcatggcagctgtggttattgtggtggctgtggtgggccacccccatggaggtgatgtttttggtatgctccttggtgctggtgatgtgcctggttgtgggagggggatccagtccctggcttcaggcctcaggtccctgggtgggccctgaggcactggcggtgtgcctgggctcgaacttttttgtcctttgcttacttctaaaatgggggaacttcctgtggggagcaatacttgagctctgtggtttagctaaattgctcctttgctgctgattccctagggaaggctttttgtgcagctcaggttttaatggttgacttttaTAGGTACTTTGGCTCTctagagacctggtgcacctgagttatgtagaaactctgatctgggcctgagttatttcatcaaactgcactccgtgcaattctatattccttaccactctcctttgagtggtccttcgctgattggggtgccagtcatttgtccttgctgtgccccagtgttctcctggtgggcccatctcctccactgcctgtgctgcaaacacttcccatgagatgggctgtgcacaggtcccttgtgatgactcatggactccaagtggctccttttttttagttgttgtggctcatcactcctatgtgggtccatgggaaaactattagtggtcttgctggcctgggggccaccaaggccctcttctcccctgccacctccaagcaacttcatcagaagggcacagctgtggcttttgccagctcctgctccgagtgctcagcagctccagccttaaagcagccatggcacaaaatggtcagagcagttttttctctctcatcatggtttctccaccttcatgcactctgtaggtctctcctcctcttcctgagctctagtggccccagcttggctgttgttgcttctttatggttgtaaattggttgatttgtgggagagagtgatgctgtggactgtcttttctgccatcttgaccagaccAGAAGGGTGGAACTTAGAATGAGAGTAAAGCCAATAAAAAAAAGTGTGGCTTCACAAAAACTAGCACAATGTCAGATGCCCAAATTATTCTATTTGTGACTGTGTGGAAGGAAGTTATACTTTAGATAGGGTGATTAGGGAAGACCTGAGATATCTGAGCAGAGATCTGGGTAGGGAGTGAGCCAAGCAGTTATCTGGAGGAAAACtgtctaggcagagggaacagcaaatgcaaagctTCTGAAGCAGGAGCATGTTTTTAGTGTATTCGAGAGACAGCAAGAAGGCCAATGTAGCTAGAGCCAGAATAAGAAAAGAGATATAGGCAAGGATGAGATTGCTTTTGGCTTTTTAGGTCATGGTAAGGACtcgattttattttttgagtgatGAGCAGCCATCAGATGATgttgagcagagaagtgacacaAGATGATTTAGGTATTAAACTGATCACTCTGGCTATTCTGTGAGGTCCTAGATTGGAAGTATGAACAACCTAGAACAGTATTTATAACAAGCAAAGTATGCCTGAGTAAAAATAGCTTCTTGATTGCTGGGTCCCAGAAAGCAGTCATTCttaacctttttgtttttttgccaaGGACAGCATTATGTTTACTTTAGTATATATTGCCACCAGTTTTCCAAAGTATGGAAATGCTATATTTGAGAATCTGATGTGATGTGGGGTTCCTCTATCCCCAAAACACACAaatgcataaatataaaaatattgtaaatattttcagggTGTACAGAGATCACCTAAAGGCTACctatggggctggcccgtggctcactcgggagagtgcggtgctgataacacgaaggccccgggttcggatcccatatagggatggccggttcgctcactagctgagcatggtgctgacaacaccaagtcaagggttaagatccccttaccggtcatctttttaaaaaaaaaaaataataataaataaaaataaaggctacCTATGAAGCCCAGTTTCTATAAAATTAAAGCACTGTCATATGAATTAACAGTGGCTTTCATTTATCCAGACTTGTGCTCAGTGCAATCATGTAACCCCAAATTTATGACATAACAATTCAGATGATCTGTAGTAtggctggtgggagtgtaaattggcacAATGATACTTTGGAAAACTGGTGGCAATATATATTAAAGCTGAACATAATCCaaaccctatgatccagcaatataGGTATATATACCTAACTGAAATACATTCTTATGCGCTAAAACACCTGTTCCACAACAGTTCTATTTATAGTTGCCCCAAACTagaataacccaaatgttcaaaaaaagtaaaaaagataattCGTGGTTACAAAAGatataaattacataatttcatttatgtaaagttcaaaaGCAAAACCAATCAGGATCATGGTTACCTTTAAGGGGGGAGATGGTGACTGGGAGAGGTATGGGGTGctggtaatgttctgtttcttgacctAAGTGTTGGTTACATGGGTGTGTTCACTATTCATTGgcttgtacttttaaaaaatttttatttatgttcttttctCTGGTCATGTTATAGttccataaaaaatttaaaaagaaaaggtatccAATGTGAAGAGCAGGATGgagcagagaaatgaaagaatcaaTAAGAGGAAAAgccatctcattttaaaaacatctcaTATTACcttgaatattttgttttatgtattcatttttttggcggccggctggtatggggatccaaacccttgaccttggtgttctaacactgcactctaaccagctgagcgaATCGGTCAGCTGTAccttcagcattttaaaataaaaagtatttgttcAGTCTTTTACATGTTTATAATGTTCTTAAGAATCCAGTCTACTGTTACCGTCTCCCTTCTCTGGTCTTCCCTTCCTCGATCATAACCATCTCTTTCCTGTtcctaaacagaaagaaatctaaTTTGGATTAACATAAATCAGTTTAACCTAACTTACTTAAGACCTTTTTGGCCTCTGTCTGGGAGTTCAAGAAATGACAGAGTTGCGGGGGAGTGTTGTTTTTATTAACACTAATACTAACCCACAAAATATTTTGAGGTATAATGGGTTTAAATATCCGGAAATCTTTGAAGAAGTGCTCCTCTTCAGATGGGGGACATTTTCAATATCTCTGAAAATGCAAGAAAAACTTTGGCTTTGAATTTTTCCCCATCAAATCAAGAAAATCATGTACATCTACTGGGCTAACTTTATGTGGCAGAAACATGTGGATTTGGTTGAGAAACCCTTCTGAAGGAGTAGAAGCCCCTAGATTCCCGGATAAGTTTTTAAAGTAAGTTCAcataaaatatgctattttacTTAGGGAGGTTCAATTAGGTTAAGAAAAGCAAAGTGGTGGCCAGATTATTCATATTCAGGGGGGAAAATTCTACACAAAACATGTCTATTTGAAGTGCTCTTAGGGAGTATTTGATCCCCACTCCCCCTACCAGTTGAATCTATTTTTTTACAATCTGAAATGCAAAAGAAATGCAGTGAGTTGGGCTGATAGAAAATGATTTCTGCTAGGAAGTGACTCTCACTTTGTTTGACCTGCATTCATGAGAATTTTACTTCCTCACTTATTAATAAAAAGTCATGTTTGGTCTGTCTCTTTCCAAATTATGTAGACACCCTGGAATTCATTGAGGAGAAAAACAAGATAAACCAAGGTCTTGAGAAGAACTGGGGACACAGAAACAAAGATTCATGAACACATATAATGGATAATAGGAAAATATCAAAAAGCAGTGTTATCTAACATATTTCAGCATTAAAGCAATTACTTTTATTCTTTAGGgaattaaacatattttagaaatcatGTGAATATTTATGAACATTTTAGCTGTATGGAAAAGGGGAAgaacaaattttatatttgttaattagAATCCTCTTTATAGTTCTGTGAAAATGTGATGTCAGAAAACATGCATGCATGCAAGGGAGTAGAGTGAAACATAAATTGTTGAAAGACAATgcccaccaacctagaattctatatccagtgaaattatccttcaaaagtgaaggataAATAAAGACTTCCTCaggcaaaaactgagagaattcatgTCCCGTAGGCTtgccctgcaagaaatgttaaaagaagttattaagggaaaaggaaaatgggaTGCACTGGataaagatgtgaagaaaaggaaggTGTTATGGTGTCTCTGAAGTTGGTGACATATAGAAGAGATGATGGTGACATCATTCACTAATATAGGTAAACTAGAAGACGACCAGATGGGCAGGACTGTGtaaggtttcttcaaacccaagtgggaaaaatctctaatcaggcctttaaccagcttttgcttagaaactaccagcttctaggtaccgatgaaccccccgcctcatctcgtgagcgcctcagctgatgctgaagagacaccaccttacagaggaaacgcattcctacacgccctcgccaccgacgcctggctgctccctccagtctccaactacgaacaatggaaccggtgcatattcgacttgtggcttcaaggaacgtttatggacttttccccttttgaaattacctGTTTCttcaccctcctttggggtttcataatgggtatttatgtaccttcctccctttgcccccccaccccaacaccccagttcagcaggaagtagctcgatgacttcaacgtctcctttcctaaaacaagaaaaagggaggaatgtaagaacccaaatgccccaagggatcacaccctgatccttctcagcgacacccaccccaagccccatgcggtatgctaagtagggattgtattttaagccaatcagccttcccttaaagccctatatatatgtgtgtgtgctgcctaataaacgagctctctctggtggatcgtcaaaaaaaaaaaaaagggaaaaggaaaatatgtcaGAAACTCAGTTCTATATAaagaaaagcatcagagaaggaataattaaggttaacaaacaaacaaaaaagataatttgCAAGTTTCAAAAACCTCTGTTTAGTCTATGACTTGAATATATTCCCTGAGAATATTTCCTGGAAATATGTGAAAAGTACACACATTCATAAAATTCTAGCACATTACCAATTATTTTGTACATATTGTTTCCCCTGCCTGGATTAGCCTCTGCTCTTCCTTATCAGCCTGAAAAGATCCTTCAAGACTGAGTTCGAAGGGAGGCAGTGGAGTGTAGTGGTTAAAGGCATGTGTTTGAACTCAAGCTCTGCAGTGCCCTCAGGCAAGCCTCATTACCTCTGAGTTTTCTTTAAAAGAGCCTCGTAGGAGGTCTTActgttgtaagaaataaatgggaTAAAGTACTGTATAAAGCAGTGAGCATAGTACCTCACAACAAAAGTGCTCAATATATAATAGCCACTAGAAAGAAATATAACTCCTCAAAGTCTTTCCTTATATTCCCAGgaagaatgttttctttctttgtgcttcCAAATAATACGTTTATGCTTCTATTTGAGCATTTATCACAAACTATCTCATTTGCCCACTTAAATTTTGTCCTTGAGAGATGGAATTATGTTGTATACAACTTTTTATTGTCAGCACCTGCAAGCATCAGTGAATTTGtcaggactcttttttttttttgccctggccagtacggggatctgaacctgtgaccttggtgttataaggctgtgctctaaccaactgagctaattggccaaccTTGATATTTTTTTGGATGAATGAATTTTAGGAAATAAGATGTAGAGTGGTGTTCTCAAATTCTAATATGCAAGTGTTGACTGTTTAAGATGCACCTTTCCTAGGCCACGAACCCCAGAGACAGATTTACCAGGAACCTGCATTTTAGTAAGGTACCTTCCCCGCATACACACCCCCACAATTTTGGTGCAATGGTCTTTGCAACACTCTTTGAGAAACATTGTATAAAGCATGACTTCTGGAAACAGTGCTTTGTCTTAAATAACAGGAAAGTATAAACAAACCTAGTAAATAAATTTCTTGTTGTCCCTTGTGCTGTAGATACtctaaagaaaggaagaacaataTGCCAATTATAAGTACAACTATATTTTTACATCCTATTAACTCTGTTATAGTTAGGTATGTTACCTACATTTGGAACTTAAGACTTTCAGCTCTTAGATAAATTCAGGTGTTGCTTGAAAGTAGATATAGACAGAGCATACTCATTCTTTTCATGGCAGTAATGGTATAACTGGGTAACTTATTTTGATTGAAATGGAGACACTATTCAGACTTTACAACATTAGCTGGTATTCAGGTCAGCCTTGATGTGCCCTGCTCCCCAGCCTATACATCTTacaattataatatttttgtatCCCTCATTTTCTACACAGGATAAAACAGAGGCTGGTATGCTAATGTAAAGGGGGAGACATTACTAGCCTTGtgtgaaaagtttttatttccaatgaaaacaaatgaagttATAAAACTATGTATAGAGAGGGCAGAGAGCcaataattgatttttattatacAGAAATGTGAAGGACATACATATTAAATGAGAAGGCAGTTGGCAGTGAATATTTTGCAGATTCAAACTGAAGACATCCTCATCTTGTTGGgatacaatataaaaataaacactaagaGTTGTAAGAAAGAATTCAACTCAAATTCCATCTCCTAATCAAGCTGAAACTTTCCACAGGAAAACCTGGTTTCAATTCATGCTGAATTGTTCAAATTGAAAGAAAATCTAAGTCAGGTAGAGACAACACATAGACCAGCTTTTGTACTTTTAGAGAGCCAGACCGAAGCTCTACTCGGCCTCAAAGTTAGAATTTGTTTCACATTACAGTTTATATCTCTATCCACCAAGAGATAcctgaagagaaaaacaaaaaaactgttgagTTGGGGAATTTTTGTGGGGGTAGGTAAGGTTAGGGGAAGATGAAGTTACAATCATTCAGTAAATTACTTCTGATCAGGAGGATCTGATGTTGGGTCTGGGTCAACTGTATTAACCCTTTGACAACCTGTTTCTTTGTAATACTCAAGAGTCAGGATCCAGTTAATAAATGCTTGACATTAGCACAACTCGGTGCCTGTCCTCTTTACATCCCTAAATACTAGACTTAATAATCAGTATACTTTTGACAATAAATTGCCCCTCTAAacaggatatttatttatttattattctgggtggctggccggtatggggatctttCTTAATAAAGCTTCTCTTTGCCCTCACTGTGAATGAAGAACATTTAAAGATTTGGCCAGAAAGATAGTTGTGCTGAAACAAGACCTTGATGAGTAAGAGGGTATCTGTGGactaaatataaacaaaactacTCCCCAAACCCTTAAACATAGACAGAATTTATCAATTTAGGtaggaagccaaaaaaaaaaggaacaatatcTGGAGTTCATTTACACTGTCTTGACTCAGGGTGCTGCTATTTGGCAATTGAACCTTAACAGTACCCTCAATTCAATCAGGGCAGAGACATTGAAAGTAGTCTGGAGAAAACAGGAAAGTCATATGCTAAAGGATGGAAATTCTCATGCCACCTCCCTCCCTTACAAATTCTAATGCTAATGGCATGAAGGAGGTAattgagagaaattttttttttttaaatttagacttTTATCGTAATGATAAAGGAGCATAGTAATTCTAAGAGGGGGTATAGAATATATTTCTGGCTCTAGGACTGAGATCCAGGTAATCAAATTTGGTACATTCTCATTAggttagaaaaagaaagatgagaaaatcacTAGCAGAACATACAATCCCAGAGACCATCTGCTTCAAAAATTAGTGTTGTTTCCATTGCCCCTTATTCAAAGAAACAGTTATTTCAATAAGCTACATTATTTAGCCAAATCTGAGAGAAAAACATTGAGACAAAGGCTGTGAAAACATGTAtttaagacagaaaacaaacttagaaaaataaaataaatggtttgcTCTTTATCTCATTCACATTCTGTGGCTAGAGAACTCCAAATGCCACTTAGATATTCCTGTTTATCCAAAAGCACACTGGATGAAACTAAAccaagaaatggaagaaaatgtttactgGGTGTGTGTGGGTTCACTCAGTTTATTCTACCTATGGGGTAGAAGTATAGGGAGAAATAAAGTCTGCTTATAAAGGTCAAGGTCTCTGGAGAAGCCCTGAAGTTGCTCTCCTCAAATCATGAGTCTGatttaagagaaggaaaaaaaaaaagaaaacacatctcATTACACAAAAATCAACGATGGAGTCTCTGACAGTCACCAGCCagcaggagaaaaggagaaaccCACCTTCCGGCTTTAGGATTTATTGAAGGCTGCTAGCACAGCCCAGATCATCTCTGTGGCACTGTGCTTTGTCCCCTCCACTTCGGGGTCCAATTCTACTAGGTCCTTGGCTCTATTCATTGCCACATCATACCTGTCATCTGTCAGAGAGGAGAAGACATTCTCTAGCACATCGGAGGAGTGGGCTAGCACCAGGAGTGCTAGTGTTCGCTTGTCCATACGCTGAGGATCATTGACCCACCGCTCTAGTACGCTATCTTGAAGCTTTTTCACTAGTCGCTGTTTCTCTGTTATATTGGTCACTGGATGAGTAGTCATATCAAACAGCAGGAAATTCTGCTTCTCAGTGGTTAAAATACCCTTCTCTACTAGGTTTTTTGCAGTTCGCTCTCGTACATTTCTCAGCTGGTACTGTAATTTGAATGGGTTCCAGGTCTCTCCTATAAGGAAAAAAACCAGGACAtaatgaacagaaagagaaaaacaaaatgaaaaagtagtTATTTGGAACCTTGAATAtcgttaaaaattttaaaagtataatctCCATTCGTTCCTCAATCCATTTAATtcttagtcctttttttttttcccctttggtggctggcaggtgtggggatctgaatAGGAACATGATCAACCCAGTGGTTGGGAAGGTTGCATGCTTTCAGTAGGCTGCACCCACTCAGGAGCAATCAAGGCAGGATGTGGGGCTTGACGTGGACATATTCCCCAGGCCACACATAGATCCATCAACAAAGGGTGGAAGCTTTACTGGCACTAGGGGTTTAAGTACAACCTCTAACCAAACACTGGCTGAACAATAAGCTACTCTAACCTAGAGGCAGCTCCTATGaagccagattttaaaataaaatcatacacatCCCTGGCAGTCCAGAAGATGATGTGCATATCCAAGGCTGAACTCTCTCTTgcaggaaatcagaaagggaagTTTCAAGCCACTAGTCTCTCACTGAATGTGCGGCAAAAAATGTAAATTCCATGAATTGTTACAGCTGTgtcaaaatcacacacacatccAAAAGTAAAGGTAAAAAAGGGTccaaaagtaaagtaaaaaatgtAATTGGCTAAAGGGGCTTAAGCACAACCTTTGACTAATAAGTGGCTTATGCTAACCCAGTGGCAACAACTAGGAAATTAGTCTAAAAGATGAAAACAAGGATAAAAAATATGAGCAGTGACATAAGACACTGCACACTACAGGGAAAATAGACTTCGCAGAGCTTCTTCAGCCAAATTACTAAATTAATAAGCAAATGACCAAGCGAACAACATCATCAATCCTGCTGAGGGGGAGGGTATAACAGCTAATC
The sequence above is drawn from the Cynocephalus volans isolate mCynVol1 chromosome 8, mCynVol1.pri, whole genome shotgun sequence genome and encodes:
- the GOLPH3L gene encoding Golgi phosphoprotein 3-like isoform X1 — encoded protein: MTTLTHRARRIEISKNSEKKVENEEGNNQERSPDSEDSGDSKDIRLTLMEEVLLLGLKDKEGYTSFWNDCISSGLRGGILIELAMRGRIFLEPPTMRKKRLLDRKVLLKSDSPTGDVLLDETLKHIKATEPTETVQTWIELLTGETWNPFKLQYQLRNVRERTAKNLVEKGILTTEKQNFLLFDMTTHPVTNITEKQRLVKKLQDSVLERWVNDPQRMDKRTLALLVLAHSSDVLENVFSSLTDDRYLLVDRDINCNVKQILTLRPSRASVWLSKSTKAGLCVVST
- the GOLPH3L gene encoding Golgi phosphoprotein 3-like isoform X2; protein product: MTTLTHRARRIEISKNSEKKVENEEGNNQERSPDSEDSGDSKDIRLTLMEEVLLLGLKDKEGYTSFWNDCISSGLRGGILIELAMRGRIFLEPPTMRKKRLLDRKVLLKSDSPTGDVLLDETLKHIKATEPTETVQTWIELLTGETWNPFKLQYQLRNVRERTAKNLVEKGILTTEKQNFLLFDMTTHPVTNITEKQRLVKKLQDSVLERWVNDPQRMDKRTLALLVLAHSSDVLENVFSSLTDDRYDVAMNRAKDLVELDPEVEGTKHSATEMIWAVLAAFNKS